A genome region from Erigeron canadensis isolate Cc75 chromosome 3, C_canadensis_v1, whole genome shotgun sequence includes the following:
- the LOC122594016 gene encoding uncharacterized protein LOC122594016 isoform X1: MRMFTEGHSNTPMLKYVESDMGEHSVECGKINNLFHPPPTTTAAFLQQQQQEQKVPYDPSLDGSTTSLPPISPRTRMPWFYNHLIKADVRDRWVGNPRFIIRHNELQHLQKIEKMKISWCSAVKEIFETFEMSSGLNQQTHSVLEVREMEFSRLSDIKCLWKSKQWTVLKFPNLTRLSIVGCYKLKHVFTISMVGSLLQLQELVISYCGEMEIIVVEDEKEDEDENDEEDEQNNDRKEDEDDDGRRLNGDHKKDEREHDDDRRENEVEFPCLRSLTLRDLWSLKGFCLGMETIHWPSLDTLEIRDCPKITTFTNGKSTTPKLRLIDTNFGLCDATEGVNSFIRTKIEEGYEFE, from the exons ATGAGAATGTTTACAGAAGGTCACTCGAATACTCCGATGCTGAAATACGTGGAATCAGACATGGGAGAACATAGTGTGGAATGTGGCAAAATCAACAACTTGTTCCATCCTCCTCCTACAACTACTGCTGCCTTcttgcaacaacaacaacaagag CAGAAGGTTCCATATGATCCAAGTTTGGATGGTTCAACCACCTCACTCCCCCCTATTTCACCAAGAACGAGGATGCCCTGGTTCTACAATCACTTGATCAAAGCTGATGTGCGAGACAGGTGGGTGGGTAATCCGAGATTTATAATTCGACACAATGAGTTGCAGCATCTTCAGAAGATTGAAAAGATGAAAATATCATGGTGTTCCGCGGTAAAGGAGATATTCGAAACATTCGAAATGAGCAGTGGTTTGAACCAGCAAACACATTCTGTTCTGGAAGTAAGAGAGATGGAATTCTCAAGGTTGTCTGATATCAAGTGTTTATGGAAGAGCAAACAGTGGACAGTATTGAAGTTTCCAAACCTAACAAGACTATCTATTGTTGGTTGTTATAAGTTAAAACATGTATTTACTATTTCCATGGTTGGTAGTTTATTGCAACTCCAAGAGCTAGTTATAAGCTACTGCGGAGAAATGGAGATAATCGTGGTGGAAgatgaaaaagaagatgaagatgaaaatgatgaagaagacgaaCAAAACAACGAtagaaaagaagatgaagatgatgatggaaGAAGACTCAACGGGGACCACAAAAAAGATGAAAGGGAACATGATGATGACAGAAGAGAGAACGAGGTGGAGTTTCCTTGTCTAAGATCACTAACCCTTCGTGACCTTTGGAGTCTCAAGGGCTTTTGCTTAGGGATGGAGACTATTCATTGGCCATCATTAGATACCCTGGAAATAAGAGATTGTCCAAAAATAACAACTTTTACCAATGGAAAATCTACTACTCCAAAACTCAGATTAATAGACACAAATTTTGGGTTGTGTGATGCAACGGAAGGGGTCAACTCCTTTATACGGACAAAAATTGAAGAG GGATACGAATTTGAGTGA
- the LOC122594017 gene encoding F-box protein At5g07670-like, translating to MSSCSIENQNPNTPSSPWSTLWSKNKKVFDHAVFSTIRRRSFYRKPPPTPRRSSPPSPEYFTAVSNFPQFEKTETLVPNSSQIDYISQIPEATQLRILSEFEESFQKKSNSLVSKSWLNLQGSLVRSIRVFDWGFVVSGRMFLRFPNLIDVDLVNGIVSFEKLSKSSSLFSLGGEFGPFCVDSDVFCLKNSNLRAVEEVDLGLRNLSRVYPTLQRLVVINCSEIGLLDVAENCSTLQELALHCCNDQVLRAIAAFDNLQILKLSGTVDGFYSSLVSDIGLTILAQGCKRLVKLELRGCEGSYDGIKDIC from the coding sequence ATGTCATCTTGTTctattgaaaatcaaaacccTAACACTCCTTCTTCACCATGGTCAACGCTCTGGTCAAAGAACAAAAAAGTTTTCGATCACGCCGTTTTCAGCACCATTCGCCGCCGTTCTTTCTACCGGAAACCACCACCTACTCCCCGCCGTTCATCCCCACCGTCACCGGAATATTTCACCGCCGTTTCCAATTTCCCCCAATttgaaaaaaccgaaaccctaGTTCCAAATTCTTCTCAAATTGATTACATTTCTCAGATTCCAGAAGCAACCCAGTTGAGGATTCTGTCTGAATTTGAAGAAAGTTTTCAAAAGAAGTCAAATTCATTGGTTTCTAAAAGCTGGTTGAATTTGCAGGGTAGTTTAGTGAGGTctattagggtttttgattGGGGTTTTGTTGTTTCGGGGCGGATGTTTTTGCGGTTTCCGAATCTTATTGATGTTGATTTGGTTAATGGCATTGTTAGTTTTGAGAAATTGTCGAAAAGTTCGAGCCTTTTTTCGTTAGGAGGTGAGTTTGGTCCGTTTTGTGTCGATTCAGATGTTTTTTGTTTAAAGAATAGTAATTTACGAGCTGTCGAGGAAGTAGATTTGGGGTTGAGAAATTTGAGTAGAGTGTACCCAACTCTGCAAAGACTTGTTGTGATAAATTGTAGTGAGATTGGGTTATTGGATGTAGCAGAAAATTGTAGCACATTGCAAGAGCTTGCTTTGCATTGTTGTAATGATCAGGTGTTACGCGCGATTGCAGCATTTGATAATTTGCAGATATTGAAGTTGAGTGGGACTGTTGATGGGTTTTATAGCTCGTTGGTGTCGGATATTGGGTTAACTATTTTAGCTCAAGGGTGTAAGAGGTTGGTTAAGCTTGAACTTAGAGGATGTGAGGGGAGCTATGATGGAATTAAAGATATTTGTTAA
- the LOC122594016 gene encoding uncharacterized protein LOC122594016 isoform X2, producing MRMFTEGHSNTPMLKYVESDMGEHSVECGKINNLFHPPPTTTAAFLQQQQQEKVPYDPSLDGSTTSLPPISPRTRMPWFYNHLIKADVRDRWVGNPRFIIRHNELQHLQKIEKMKISWCSAVKEIFETFEMSSGLNQQTHSVLEVREMEFSRLSDIKCLWKSKQWTVLKFPNLTRLSIVGCYKLKHVFTISMVGSLLQLQELVISYCGEMEIIVVEDEKEDEDENDEEDEQNNDRKEDEDDDGRRLNGDHKKDEREHDDDRRENEVEFPCLRSLTLRDLWSLKGFCLGMETIHWPSLDTLEIRDCPKITTFTNGKSTTPKLRLIDTNFGLCDATEGVNSFIRTKIEEGYEFE from the exons ATGAGAATGTTTACAGAAGGTCACTCGAATACTCCGATGCTGAAATACGTGGAATCAGACATGGGAGAACATAGTGTGGAATGTGGCAAAATCAACAACTTGTTCCATCCTCCTCCTACAACTACTGCTGCCTTcttgcaacaacaacaacaagag AAGGTTCCATATGATCCAAGTTTGGATGGTTCAACCACCTCACTCCCCCCTATTTCACCAAGAACGAGGATGCCCTGGTTCTACAATCACTTGATCAAAGCTGATGTGCGAGACAGGTGGGTGGGTAATCCGAGATTTATAATTCGACACAATGAGTTGCAGCATCTTCAGAAGATTGAAAAGATGAAAATATCATGGTGTTCCGCGGTAAAGGAGATATTCGAAACATTCGAAATGAGCAGTGGTTTGAACCAGCAAACACATTCTGTTCTGGAAGTAAGAGAGATGGAATTCTCAAGGTTGTCTGATATCAAGTGTTTATGGAAGAGCAAACAGTGGACAGTATTGAAGTTTCCAAACCTAACAAGACTATCTATTGTTGGTTGTTATAAGTTAAAACATGTATTTACTATTTCCATGGTTGGTAGTTTATTGCAACTCCAAGAGCTAGTTATAAGCTACTGCGGAGAAATGGAGATAATCGTGGTGGAAgatgaaaaagaagatgaagatgaaaatgatgaagaagacgaaCAAAACAACGAtagaaaagaagatgaagatgatgatggaaGAAGACTCAACGGGGACCACAAAAAAGATGAAAGGGAACATGATGATGACAGAAGAGAGAACGAGGTGGAGTTTCCTTGTCTAAGATCACTAACCCTTCGTGACCTTTGGAGTCTCAAGGGCTTTTGCTTAGGGATGGAGACTATTCATTGGCCATCATTAGATACCCTGGAAATAAGAGATTGTCCAAAAATAACAACTTTTACCAATGGAAAATCTACTACTCCAAAACTCAGATTAATAGACACAAATTTTGGGTTGTGTGATGCAACGGAAGGGGTCAACTCCTTTATACGGACAAAAATTGAAGAG GGATACGAATTTGAGTGA